In the Phoenix dactylifera cultivar Barhee BC4 unplaced genomic scaffold, palm_55x_up_171113_PBpolish2nd_filt_p 000139F, whole genome shotgun sequence genome, one interval contains:
- the LOC103697609 gene encoding GDSL esterase/lipase At1g28580-like produces MASTRLLLQLFLLTIFIAVFLVLVNTIPATTYHPSISKNTSPITPCYTSIFSFGDSLADTGNFLHYSGNNSGPVAHHPYGETYFHRATGRFSNGRLVVDFIAQAMGLPLVPPYLAGKNSQDFRHGANFAVAGATALDNDFFRAKGLNVAWPEYSLGAQIKWFKQLLPSLCSSDSDCKGLMSNSLFLMGEIGWNDYNHPFVQGMTIKEIRTFVPDIIHVISSAITDLIELGAKTVVVPGIVPSGCVSLYLTVFQSQKREDYDPQTGCIKWANEFSEHHGRLLSEELDRLRRLHPHAIIIHANYYDAIMSIFRSPQQFGFKKSPLDACCGGDGPYNLNISLRCGDPMTTVCHDPSKYVFWDGTHLTEAAYEVISRGLLEGPYATPSIIQTCRHLE; encoded by the exons ATGGCCTCCACTCGTCTCTTGCTTCAACTTTTCCTCCTCACCATTTTCATCGCTGTTTTCCTTGTTCTTGTAAACACGATCCCGGCCACCACGTACCACCCTTCCATCTCGAAGAACACTTCCCCGATCACCCCCTGCTACACATCCATCTTTAGCTTCGGCGACTCCCTCGCCGACACCGGAAATTTTCTCCACTACTCCGGCAACAATTCAGGCCCGGTTGCCCATCACCCATACGGCGAGACATACTTCCACCGCGCCACCGGCCGGTTCTCCAACGGTCGACTGGTCGTTGACTTCATCG CACAAGCCATGGGACTGCCCCTCGTGCCGCCGTATCTCGCCGGAAAAAATAGCCAGGATTTCCGGCATGGAGCGAATTTTGCGGTCGCCGGAGCCACCGCGCTTGACAATGACTTCTTTAGGGCCAAGGGGCTTAACGTCGCATGGCCGGAGTACTCGCTGGGTGCCCAGATCAAGTGGTTCAAGCAATTGCTGCCTTCTCTGTGCTCCTCGGATTCAG ATTGCAAAGGACTCATGAGCAACTCGCTTTTCCTCATGGGAGAAATAGGATGGAACGACTACAATCACCCGTTCGTCCAAGGAATGACCATAAAAGAGATACGTACATTTGTTCCAGACATCATCCATGTCATCAGCTCAGCGATCACT GACTTGATCGAACTTGGGGCAAAGACAGTGGTAGTACCAGGGATCGTCCCATCCGGATGTGTCTCCTTGTATCTTACCGTGTTCCAAAGCCAGAAACGAGAAGACTACGACCCACAGACGGGCTGCATTAAGTGGGCGAACGAGTTCTCGGAACACCACGGTCGTCTACTTTCGGAGGAACTCGACCGGCTCCGACGGCTTCACCCTCATGCCATCATCATCCATGCTAACTATTACGATGCCATAATGAGCATCTTCCGTTCTCCACAGCAATTTG GATTTAAGAAGTCACCTCTGGATGCGTGCTGCGGAGGTGACGGACCTTATAATCTGAACATTTCTTTAAGGTGCGGGGATCCAATGACTACGGTGTGTCACGATCCGTCGAAGTATGTGTTTTGGGATGGGACGCACCTAACGGAGGCGGCTTACGAGGTCATCTCTCGAGGTTTATTAGAAGGACCGTATGCCACTCCTTCCATAATCCAAACGTGCCGCCATTTAGAGTAA
- the LOC103697607 gene encoding GDSL esterase/lipase At1g28570-like: protein MASFHDSLHLPLFTALLVLLGTHLVTLYDTSILRSTFAATTASCFASIFSFGDSLADTGNLLHYLGDDAGALAQLPYGETYFHHATGRLSDGRLIIDFIAQASGLPLVPPYLAGTSAQDFRYGANFAVAGATALDNDFFRAKGLNVTWTEYSLGVQFNWFKQLLPSLCSTDSDCKGIMSNSLFLVGEIGWNDHSHSFEQGRTTDEIRTFIPNIVEVISSVIDDLIKLGAKTFVVPGIFPSGCVSTYLTAFQSEDAEDYDPDTGCIRWVNEFSAYHNHLLQNELDRLRRLHPHVTIIYADYYEALMSIFHSPQKFGFKKAPLDACCGGGGPYNVNFSLLCGAPMTTVCSDPSMFVFWDGTHLTDAASEIVARGLLEGPYADPPIIQTC from the exons ATGGCCTCCTTCCATGACTCGCTTCACCTTCCTCTCTTTACCGCCCTCCTCGTTCTTCTCGGCACCCACCTTGTCACCCTATATGACACCTCCATCTTGAGGAGCACCTTCGCGGCCACCACCGCCAGCTGCTTTGCCTCCATCTTTAGCTTCGGGGACTCGCTTGCCGACACCGGAAACCTTCTCCACTACCTTGGCGACGATGCCGGCGCACTTGCCCAGCTCCCATATGGCGAGACTTACTTCCATCATGCCACTGGCCGGCTCTCCGATGGGCGACTCATCATTGACTTCATTG CACAAGCCTCGGGACTGCCGCTCGTGCCTCCGTATCTGGCCGGAACTAGTGCCCAGGATTTCCGGTATGGAGCGAATTTTGCGGTCGCCGGGGCCACCGCTCTCGACAACGACTTCTTTAGGGCCAAAGGGCTAAACGTTACATGGACGGAGTACTCGTTGGGTGTTCAGTTCAATTGGTTCAAGCAACTGCTGCCTTCGTTATGCTCCACGGATTCGG ACTGCAAAGGCATCATGAGCAACTCGCTTTTCCTCGTGGGGGAGATTGGATGGAATGACCATAGTCACTCGTTTGAACAAGGAAGAACCACCGATGAGATAAGAACCTTCATTCCTAATATCGTTGAAGTCATTAGCTCAGTGATCGAT GACTTGATCAAACTTGGTGCAAAAACATTCGTAGTACCGGGAATCTTCCCATCTGGATGTGTCTCGACGTACCTTACTGCGTTTCAAAGTGAAGATGCAGAAGACTATGATCCAGACACAGGCTGTATCCGGTGGGTTAATGAATTCTCGGCGTACCACAATCATCTACTCCAGAATGAGTTGGACCGGCTCCGACGACTTCATCCTCATGTTACCATCATCTATGCTGACTATTACGAAGCCCTAATGAGCATCTTCCATTCTCCACAGAAATTTG GATTTAAGAAGGCACCTTTGGATGCATGCTGTGGAGGTGGTGGCCCCTATAACGTCAACTTCTCTTTACTGTGCGGGGCTCCAATGACTACGGTTTGCAGCGACCCATCGATGTTTGTTTTTTGGGATGGAACGCACCTAACCGACGCGGCTTCTGAAATCGTTGCCCGTGGTTTATTAGAAGGACCATATGCCGATCCTCCCATAATCCAAACATGCTAA